The Rhizobium sp. CCGE531 genomic sequence GTCGTCATGGGCAACGTCGCCGTCACTTACGGCCTGCCGACGCCGGTCGCCATTATCGCCGGCATGGCCGCGGGCGGCCTCTGTGGGTTGCTCAACGGTTTCCTCGTCGCCAACATGAAGCTGCCGCCGTTCATCGTGACGCTCGGCACCTGGAATATCGTCATGGCGACGAATTTCATCTATTCCGCCAATGAAACCATCCGCGATACCGATGTCGATGAAAAGGCGCCGCTCCTGCATCTCTTCGCGGTCAGCTTCCGGCTTGGCGGCGCGGTGCTGACCGTCGGCGTCATCGCCATGGTGCTGCTGGTGTTGGGCCTATGGTATATTCTCAATCACACGGCCTGGGGCCGGCATGTCTATGCTGTCGGCGATGATCCGGAAGCGGCGAAATTGTCGGGCATCCAGACCAAGAAGGTGCTGCTCGCCGTCTATGGTGTTTCGGGACTGATCGCGGCCTTTGCCGCCTGGGTTTCGATCGGCCGCAACGGCTCGGTCTCACCATCGTCGGCCGTGACGGACTTCAATCTTCAGGCGATTACCGCGACCGTGATCGGCGGCATCTCGCTCTTCGGCGGCCGTGGCTCGATCCTCGGCACGCTCTTCGGCGCCATGATCGTCGGCGTCGTCTCCATGGGCCTCAATATGCTCGGAGCCGATCCGCAGTGGAAGGTCCTCCTGACGGGCGTGCTGATCATCGGCGCCGTCGCGATCGATCAATGGATCAGAAAGGTATCGGCATGACCACGACTGGCGAACCCCTTCTCACCGCGCGTGGCCTCGTCAAGCGCTATGGACGCGTGACCGCGCTCGACAACGCCGATTTCGATCTCTATCCCGGCGAAATCCTTGCTGTTATCGGCGACAACGGCGCCGGAAAATCCTCGCTGATCAAGGCGATTTCCGGCGCGGTGACACCCGATGAAGGCGAGATCATGCTGGAAGGCAAACCTGTTCATTTCAGGTCGCCGATGGAAGCGCGCGAGGCTGGCATCGAAACGGTCTACCAGAACCTGGCGCTGTCGCCGGCGCTCTCGATCGCGGACAACATGTTCCTCGGTCGCGAGATTCGCAAGCCCGGCGTCCTCGGCTCCGTCTTCCGCATGCTCGACCGGCCGGCCATGGAAAAGCGCGCCCGCGACAAGCTCACCGAACTCGGCCTGATGACGATCCAGAACATCAACCAGGCGGTGGAAACGCTCTCCGGCGGCCAGCGCCAGGGTGTCGCCGTGGCGCGTGCCGCCGCCTTCGGTTCCAAGGTCGTCATCATGGACGAGCCGACGGCAGCCCTCGGCGTCAAGGAAAGCCGCAAGGTTCTGGAACTCATCCTCGATGTGCGTGCGCGCGGCTTGCCGATCGTCTTGATCTCGCACAACATGCCGCATGTCTTCGAGGTTGCGGATCGTATCCACATCCATCGCCTCGGACGACGCCTGACCGTCATCAATCCGAAGGAATACACCATGTCCGACGCCGTTGCCTTCATGACCGGCGCCAAGGCGCCGCCGGCGGAGACCGTGGCTGCATGAGCTCATCGCTCGAGGACATTGCCGGCGAGATCATCGCGCGCGCCGGCAATGCCAGACGCTTCCTGGTGGCGATTGCCGGCCCTCCCGGCGCCGGCAAGTCGACGCTGGCCGACAATGTTGCCAAGGCTTTGAACGCCAGGGGCGAAAGCGCCGAAGTCCTGCCGATGGACGGCTTCCACATGGACAATGCCGTGCTGATCGAGAAGGGACTTCTGAAGCGAAAGGGCGTGCCGGAAAGCTTCGACGTTCGCGCCTTTCTCGATATCGTCAAGGCCGTGCGCACCGCCGATGAGGAGGTGCTGGTACCGGTTTTCGATCGCTCGCGCGAGCTTGCCATCGCCTCGGCTCGCATCGTCCCGGCCGATCACCGCTTCATTGTCGTCGAAGGAAACTACCTGCTGTTCAGCCAGGGCAAATGGGCGGAACTGGAAGGCCTGTTCGATTATTCGATCATGCTCGCCCCACCCATGGAAGTGCTGGAAGAGCGGCTGTGGGC encodes the following:
- a CDS encoding ABC transporter permease; translated protein: MTGAQEFERVLDGSDKNVASFEHQDVSLLKRMQHFLHSTPAAVPLIVLVMAIIIFGFAIGGRFFSAYTLTLILQQIAIVGILGAAQTLVILTAGIDLSIGVIMVISSVVMGNVAVTYGLPTPVAIIAGMAAGGLCGLLNGFLVANMKLPPFIVTLGTWNIVMATNFIYSANETIRDTDVDEKAPLLHLFAVSFRLGGAVLTVGVIAMVLLVLGLWYILNHTAWGRHVYAVGDDPEAAKLSGIQTKKVLLAVYGVSGLIAAFAAWVSIGRNGSVSPSSAVTDFNLQAITATVIGGISLFGGRGSILGTLFGAMIVGVVSMGLNMLGADPQWKVLLTGVLIIGAVAIDQWIRKVSA
- a CDS encoding ATP-binding cassette domain-containing protein, encoding MDQKGIGMTTTGEPLLTARGLVKRYGRVTALDNADFDLYPGEILAVIGDNGAGKSSLIKAISGAVTPDEGEIMLEGKPVHFRSPMEAREAGIETVYQNLALSPALSIADNMFLGREIRKPGVLGSVFRMLDRPAMEKRARDKLTELGLMTIQNINQAVETLSGGQRQGVAVARAAAFGSKVVIMDEPTAALGVKESRKVLELILDVRARGLPIVLISHNMPHVFEVADRIHIHRLGRRLTVINPKEYTMSDAVAFMTGAKAPPAETVAA
- a CDS encoding nucleoside triphosphate hydrolase → MSSSLEDIAGEIIARAGNARRFLVAIAGPPGAGKSTLADNVAKALNARGESAEVLPMDGFHMDNAVLIEKGLLKRKGVPESFDVRAFLDIVKAVRTADEEVLVPVFDRSRELAIASARIVPADHRFIVVEGNYLLFSQGKWAELEGLFDYSIMLAPPMEVLEERLWARWRGYDLDEEAASAKVYGNDLPNGRLILENRRRADVTIDIVQD